A single genomic interval of Acidobacteriota bacterium harbors:
- a CDS encoding universal stress protein, which translates to MSVFNTIVAAVDFSDTSDDALRVACDLVRFHGSRLHVLHVIPDARQQAWSVEAPGLDFSALQEESMAEAERMLANRTEAATTGLAHVTRVVVAGLPAAREIAQYAATHSADLIVVGSHGYGPVRRLVLGSVADRVVRMAPCPVMTVPHHTLRATSPDWVAASEQDEGSIAEA; encoded by the coding sequence ATGTCGGTCTTCAACACCATCGTCGCCGCCGTCGACTTCAGTGATACGTCAGACGATGCGTTGCGCGTGGCGTGCGATCTGGTGAGGTTTCACGGCAGCCGTCTGCACGTGCTGCACGTGATTCCCGATGCCAGGCAGCAGGCCTGGAGCGTTGAAGCGCCGGGGCTCGACTTCTCTGCTCTGCAAGAGGAGAGCATGGCGGAAGCCGAGCGCATGCTGGCGAACCGGACGGAGGCGGCCACGACCGGCCTCGCGCACGTCACGCGCGTGGTCGTGGCGGGCCTCCCCGCGGCGCGTGAGATCGCCCAGTACGCGGCCACGCACAGCGCCGATCTCATCGTCGTGGGCTCGCACGGCTACGGTCCGGTGCGGCGGCTGGTCCTCGGCAGCGTTGCGGACCGCGTCGTCCGCATGGCGCCCTGCCCCGTGATGACCGTTCCGCACCACACGCTGCGCGCGACGTCCCCCGATTGGGTGGCGGCGTCGGAGCAGGACGAGGGCAGCATCGCGGAAGCGTGA
- a CDS encoding glutamine--tRNA ligase/YqeY domain fusion protein: MSDASTPASAVPAAPLDFIRQIITEDVRAGRHGGQVHTRFPPEPNGYLHIGHAKSICLNFGVAADFGGACNLRLDDTNPTKEDVEYVDSIREDVRWLGFDWGEREFYASDYFERIYACAVALIERNLAYVDSLTADEIRTYRGTLTQPGRNSPYRDRPVEENLSLFTRMRQGEFPDGTHVLRARIDMASPNMNMRDPTLFRIRHAHHHRTGDAWPIYPMYDFAHALSDAFEGITHSLCTLEFEDHRPLYNWIIEQFPGLPGTPQQIEFARLNLTYTVMSKRKLLELVEKHFVSGWDDPRMPTISGMRRRGYTPRAIREFCARIGVAKNESLIDVALLEHSVREDLNGIAPRAMAVLRPLKVVIENYPDGQVEMLEAVNNPEDASAGTRQVPFTKELYIEQDDFREVPPRKFFRLYPGNEVRLRYAYIIRCESVVKDAAGEIVELRCTYDPDTRGGSTSGERRVKGTLHWVSAPHAVRAEVRLYDRLFTTEQPGTDDSRHFTEAMNPDALIVVPDALVEPSLASAPAGVTCQFERLGYFCADPDGTAERPVFNRTVTLRDSWARIEKAQSG; this comes from the coding sequence ATGTCCGACGCATCTACGCCCGCCAGCGCCGTTCCGGCCGCACCGCTCGATTTCATCAGGCAGATCATCACCGAGGACGTCAGGGCAGGCCGGCATGGCGGCCAGGTGCATACGCGCTTCCCGCCGGAGCCCAATGGCTACCTGCACATCGGGCACGCCAAGTCGATCTGCCTGAACTTCGGCGTGGCGGCCGATTTCGGCGGCGCGTGCAACCTGCGCCTCGACGACACGAATCCCACGAAGGAAGACGTCGAGTACGTCGACTCGATTCGTGAGGACGTCCGCTGGCTCGGGTTCGACTGGGGCGAGCGCGAGTTCTACGCATCGGACTACTTCGAGCGGATCTACGCATGCGCTGTCGCGCTCATCGAGCGCAACCTGGCCTACGTGGACAGCCTCACCGCCGACGAGATCCGCACGTATCGCGGCACGCTCACGCAGCCCGGACGGAACTCGCCGTATCGCGATCGACCGGTCGAGGAGAACCTGTCGCTCTTCACGCGCATGCGGCAGGGCGAGTTCCCCGACGGCACGCACGTGCTGCGCGCGCGCATCGACATGGCGTCGCCCAACATGAACATGCGCGACCCCACGCTGTTCCGGATCCGCCACGCGCATCATCACCGCACCGGCGATGCCTGGCCGATCTATCCGATGTACGACTTCGCGCACGCGTTGTCGGACGCCTTCGAGGGCATCACGCACTCGCTGTGCACGCTGGAGTTCGAGGATCACCGGCCGCTGTACAACTGGATCATCGAGCAGTTCCCCGGCCTGCCCGGTACGCCGCAGCAAATCGAGTTCGCGCGCCTGAACCTCACCTACACGGTGATGAGCAAGCGGAAGCTGCTCGAACTCGTGGAGAAGCACTTCGTCTCGGGATGGGACGATCCGCGCATGCCGACGATCTCGGGGATGCGCCGGCGCGGCTACACGCCCCGGGCCATTCGCGAGTTCTGCGCCCGCATCGGCGTGGCCAAGAACGAGAGCCTCATCGACGTGGCGCTGCTCGAACACAGCGTGCGCGAAGACCTGAACGGCATCGCACCGCGGGCGATGGCCGTGCTCCGTCCGCTCAAGGTGGTCATCGAGAACTATCCTGACGGGCAGGTCGAGATGCTCGAGGCCGTCAACAACCCCGAGGACGCGTCGGCAGGCACGCGTCAGGTGCCGTTCACGAAGGAGCTCTACATCGAGCAGGACGACTTCCGCGAAGTCCCGCCGCGCAAGTTCTTCCGTCTCTATCCCGGCAACGAGGTGCGCCTGCGCTACGCCTACATCATCCGCTGCGAGTCGGTGGTGAAGGACGCGGCCGGTGAGATCGTCGAACTGCGCTGTACGTACGACCCCGACACGCGAGGCGGTTCGACGTCGGGAGAGCGGCGCGTGAAAGGCACGCTCCACTGGGTGTCCGCCCCGCACGCCGTGCGAGCCGAAGTCCGGCTCTACGACCGACTCTTCACCACGGAACAGCCGGGCACCGACGACAGCCGTCACTTCACCGAGGCGATGAACCCCGACGCGCTGATCGTGGTGCCCGATGCGCTGGTGGAGCCGTCGCTTGCGTCGGCGCCGGCGGGCGTCACCTGTCAGTTCGAACGATTGGGGTACTTCTGCGCCGATCCCGATGGGACGGCCGAGCGGCCGGTGTTCAACCGCACCGTCACGCTGCGCGATTCGTGGGCCCGGATCGAGAAAGCTCAGTCAGGCTGA
- a CDS encoding ROK family protein, with the protein MQLIAGIDLGGTAVNYTLIDLDGRFLIEDLCEHPARSVEGPDVCLQQIVDGLAIAAGKAGVAADDIIAVGLDTPGPASATGVLSAKGSTNFVHPEWAGFDLPGNLTRLLKRPVSYLNDGNAGALWGHFNIFGRAPATSVSAIVGTGLGGGVIVDGRVVTGRAGFGGECGHVLIPTQRIAGLETVDPHCNCGRIGDLESVCSLTAIRNTLLPAFLAKYPGHELASLDVRDAAKKVRGLAERGDAMCLDIFRAQAHALGLFFDQMVNVFDPDALIVGGGAIEASPEFQAWFLSEIRAGMPVQREEQADIPLRIMPNGDTAGARGAAIEALRLVSARG; encoded by the coding sequence ATGCAGCTCATCGCGGGCATCGATCTCGGCGGCACGGCCGTCAACTACACGCTCATCGACCTCGACGGCCGGTTCCTCATCGAGGACCTCTGCGAGCATCCGGCACGCAGCGTCGAGGGGCCTGACGTCTGCCTCCAGCAGATCGTCGACGGTCTCGCAATCGCGGCAGGGAAGGCGGGCGTGGCCGCGGACGACATCATCGCCGTCGGCCTCGACACGCCGGGACCCGCGAGTGCGACCGGCGTGCTGAGCGCGAAGGGCTCCACCAACTTCGTCCATCCGGAATGGGCGGGCTTCGACCTGCCCGGCAACCTGACGCGACTTCTGAAGCGACCCGTCAGTTATCTCAACGACGGTAATGCCGGGGCGCTGTGGGGGCACTTCAACATCTTCGGCCGCGCGCCGGCCACGTCGGTCTCCGCCATCGTCGGCACCGGTCTCGGCGGTGGGGTCATCGTCGACGGGCGGGTGGTCACCGGACGTGCGGGATTCGGTGGCGAGTGCGGCCACGTGCTGATCCCCACGCAGCGCATCGCCGGACTCGAGACAGTGGACCCGCACTGCAACTGCGGGCGCATCGGCGATCTCGAATCCGTGTGCTCGCTCACCGCCATACGCAACACGTTGCTGCCGGCGTTCCTGGCGAAGTATCCGGGCCATGAACTGGCGTCGCTCGACGTGCGTGACGCCGCGAAGAAGGTGCGTGGCCTGGCCGAGCGCGGCGACGCGATGTGCCTCGACATCTTCCGCGCGCAGGCGCACGCTCTCGGACTCTTCTTCGATCAGATGGTGAACGTCTTCGACCCCGACGCGCTCATCGTCGGCGGTGGGGCGATCGAGGCCTCGCCCGAGTTCCAGGCGTGGTTCCTCTCGGAGATCCGTGCGGGCATGCCCGTGCAACGCGAGGAGCAGGCGGACATCCCGCTCCGCATCATGCCCAACGGCGACACCGCCGGCGCGCGCGGCGCCGCAATCGAAGCGTTGCGGCTGGTATCGGCGCGCGGTTGA